The Arcobacter sp. LA11 genomic sequence CTTATCAAAGCATTTGGTGAAACAAAAACACATCTTTTAGTTGAAAGATGGGCAGATGTTGATAGAGCTTGGATGAAAATTAAAACTCCTATTCAAATTGGACATCCACTTGAATACTATGAAGACCATTTTAGAAAAGCAGTTGCTTTAGAGTGGGATATAAGACTTACAAATCCAGACTTTACACAAAATGATAACAGAGTAAATAAAATCAAATCAGCTTTTGCAAAAATCTTTGAAGAGTTTAAAGGTAATAATGAATACAAAGCAATATATGACTTCTCTTTAAAATCACTTGATAAAGTACAACTATATATTGGACGACCTGCTCTATTCTTTGGGGCAGAATTCAATGGACTTTTTTCAGCACAAGTTGTACCAAATGATGAGATAGTATCGAAAGAAGAAGGTAAAAAAATCTTTGCATTTTCAGATGAGATACTTCAAACAAGCAGAGCAAAACCATTTTTAAAACTAAGTCGTGAAGTTTTTGGTCAAGAGCTTTTAACAGAAGATAGAAACTTTTTATTTAACGAAACTGATGCATGGCATCAAGTTTATGATATCACAACTATTGGACATGAATTTGGTCATATTTTATGGTGTGATGAAGAGACAGAAACTCTTATGAACAAAACTGGAAACTTCAAAAATATTGAAGAGTTCAAAGCTACAACTGGAGGTCTAGTATCTTTCTTCTTAGATGATTCAAATGATGAAAAAGAGTTGGAACAACAAGTACTAATAGATACAGTTAAAAGAGCTGTGGGACTTATAGGATGGATGGAAGTTGATGAAGTGCAACCTTACTATTGTGAAGGGCTTATCCATTTAAATGGATTATTTGATTCACAAATTCTAACTTGGGAAAATGAAAAACTAAATATTGACCTTTCAAAAGAAAGATATGAAGAGTTAAAAAGATGGTATATTCAAACTTATACGAATTTAGCAGATCATTATTTAAATAAAAAAGATGCTACAGAGTTTTTAAATCAATTTGCAGTAAAAGAAGATAAGTACTTCATGCCTGTAAATAAAAAAATAGACTCTTTTGTAAAACACTACTTTGCAAGATACCAAGAGATTGGTCAAGAGTTAGATACAGAAGATAAAAAAGAAAACTATTTAAAATAAGAGGTTTTAATCTCTTATTTTAATACTTGGACTTATCTTTTCCCAGTCTTCCATTAAATCTTCTTTTAAAATAAATGTATCTTTTGAAGTAGCTATATTATGATACTTGTATGGAGTAACTACTAAAAGTCCACCTTTTATAATCGATGTAAAAGTATTTGTTTTTATTTCGGTTCCACTAAAGATAGAAAATTTTAATTTAAAACCACTTATATCATGAAAAGTAGAATCAGTACGTACAAAATGTTTATATCTGTTGTAAATAAGACAATCAAGTAATACTTTTGAACCATCAAAACTTAGTCCTATTTTATTTACTTTTCCTATTTGTACATTTTTATAATAAATTGGAGCATCTTCACTTACACTAGAAGGATGTAAAGAGACAACTTTTAGAATCACTCCATCTTCTGCTTTTTTAACATTTTCTAAATTATCATATCCATTAAAAGTAGTTTTTACTTTTCTTTGTTTACTAATTTGTACACCAATATTTATAGGCATGATAGTTGAACCTACATTTTCAATTTGGTTTAATGACAGCTTAGGTTTTTTAAGATAAAAAGTAGTTCCTTGTTTAGCAAATTTTTCAAAGTCTTTAAATATTTGAACTTTTACTAAAACTTTGTTTTTTGAGTTTAAAGATATATTTGTAACTTTTCCAACATCAACACCTTTATAAGTTAATTTAGAAAATTCTGTTTTTAAACCTTCTACATCATCAAAATATATTTTGATTGTATTTGAAGAGTTTTGCATACTATCTTTAGAAGAAAATATTTGATAGTTCTTATAACTCTTATTTGAACTATTATCGAGCTTTATTGAACCATTTAAAAGAGAAGAAAAATTATCAAGCTCAAATAATACTCCACTTAGACTAGCATCTAATTTTAGTACACCTTTTTTATAAAATCTACTTTTTTTAGTGATATATTTTTTATATTTTGAATATATAAACATCTTTACTTTTGATTTTTTATCATCAAATTTTATTGATTTTACAAAACCTATCTCTTGGTTTTTATAGTTAATTGATTGATTTTCTTTTATTTCAAAACTATTATCAAAGTAAGCACTTATAAAAGAACCTTCGGTTTGCACTCTTTTTAACTCTTCTACATCTTTGTAAGAGCTATAGAGTTTGAAACTTTTTTTTGTATATTTTTCATTTCTTTTTATATCTACAAGGGAGATTGCTCCATCAAGTAGAGGTTTAAAACCTATATTATTTATATTTAAATCTAAATCTTTAAGTTCTACAAGCTTTGAACTCATATCATAAAAAAGTGTTTTATCATTTATAAGTTTTTTATATTTTCTTTTTATAATTGCTCTTATTTTTACTTTTTTATAATCTTTTGTCAAAGTATAATCAAGTACTTTTCCTATCTCAATATTTTTAAAATATATCTTTGATTTATTTGATATTGAATTTAGATTTTCACTAAATAAAGTTACTATAACATCACTTGAAAAAGATTTTTTTGAATCTTTTTCTTCAATCTCAAAAAAGAAAGACTCTTCACCTTTTTTATAATCTATTGAAAGATAATTTCCTCGTACAACTGTCCCTAGATTTTTAATCCCATCTAAGCCAATCTCTGCCTCTTCTAAATAAAATTTACTATTTTTTGTTAGAAGATATTTATAATTTTCAAATAAATAAGCTTTTACAATTACATCATCAGAACCTAAGTGTAACTCTTCTACTTTTCCTACTTCTATTCCTTTATACATAATAACAGTATCTTTTCCAATACCTTTTGCAGTTGAAAATTTTATATTAAAAAATATCTTTTTTAGTAAGTCATTTTCATCTTCATATAATACATAGTATTTATCTTTAGACATTTTAGGTGCATCTTTTTTAGGAGTTTGAACTGTTATTCCACCAACAAGGGCAGAATATAAAGAACTAACTTCTAAACTCATGCCAGATGCTCCAAAATTAACTTTTAGTGCTTTATTCATAACAAAGCTCGAGCTATCATTTACAAGATCATTGTATTTATCGTAAATATAAGCTTTTAGATATACACTTTCATCTCTAAACTCTTTTGAAACAATTTCTCCAATTTGGAATTTATTAAAAAATATTGGCGTTTCAGTTTCAACTAAATCAGCTCTAGAAGAAAGAATTGAGACATAATACCCCTTCTCATCTAAATCAAAATCTGGTTTACTATCAAGTCCTATAAAATCATATTTTGGATTAACCTTTTCTAATTCTTTTATGTTTCTATACTTTGGTGAGATTTCGATTTTATTTCCACTTAAAATAGTTCCAAGACCAGAGATTTTTGTAAGAGATACAGTTGGTTTTTTTATCCAAAAACTAGCACCTTCAGAAGCAACATATTTTGCTACGTCACTATTTACTAAAATATTTACTTTTACACTATTCAAATCATTTATTGCTATTTTAGTAACTTTTCCTAGTTGTAAACCTCTATATTCTAGAGGTGTTACACCCTCTTTTAGTCCTTCTGCACTTTTAAAAATCACAGAAATATTTGTTCCTTTTTTAGAATAGCTTTCATACACTACCCATCCTAAAATTGATAAAACTATTAAAGGTAAAATCCATACAAAAGAGATAGATTTTTTTTCTTTTACTGTTGGTTTATATACTACTGTTTCTAATTTCTCTTCATTATTATCAGTCATCCCAAATAATCCTTGTATCAAATCTATGTGCAGCAATCATTGTTAAAACTACGACTAAAGAAAAAGATGTGGCTGCAACTCCACCTTTTATATTAAAAATTTCATCAAGTTGTACTACTGAAGCTAATAAGGCTACAACGTATATATCAATCATAGACCATTTTCCAATTGCTTCAATAAAATAAAAAATTCTTAGTTTTGTTTTGTTTTTCATTTTTATATTTATACTTAAAGATGTAAAGATAAACAATAAACCTAGAAGTTTTATAAGTGGTATTATAACACTTGCTGTTAAAATAACTATTGCAATAAAGTAATCACCATGGCTTAAAAAAGAGATTACCCCTTCAATTATTGTACTTCCTTCTTCAACACCAAGTTGAGTTACTTCCATCATAGGATAAACCATTGCAGGAACAAAAAGAAAAAGTGCGGTTAAAACTAAAGCCAAAGATACTTGCAAAGAGTTTTTTACTCTTCGTCTAACAGTATGATTACAAGAAGTACATTTAAAAGAAGTATAGTCTTCTTTTTTATACATTTCATGGCAGTTTTTACAAGATATTAAAACCATAGCTTACTTCAAAACACTTTTTATATTAAACTTTTTATTTGACATATAAAACATAAAAACATACGCTAGCATAATATAAAATCCAATATCAAACCTTGTAGAAGAAATCATCCCTATAAGTTTTATATATGTAACTATGATACTAACAATAAAAACTTCTATAAAACCCCAAGCTTTGAAAAAATGGAAACTATCATGAAGTGCTCTTTTAGGGAAAAGCTTTCTTTTCATAGAATTTTGAATAAAAGCAAAAACTATAACAATAGAGTTTAGAACAGGAGCAATAATAATTGTAAAAAATAGAAGCAAGGCTACAAAAATAAAATCTTGTTCTAATAAAATCAAAAACGTGTGAAACAGAGTTGTACTTAACTCTTTTCCATTTATATTTAAAGTTATCAAAGGATAGATATTTAATAAAATGAAAAGTAAAAGTGCAGAAATTGCATAATACAAAGAATCTAAACTATGATTATCTTTATGAGTTAATTTTCCACTACATCTAGGGCATTTTAGTTTTTGTTTTTTTAAAGTCTCTTCTTTTTCTACAAAAAGCCCACAATGGTAGCACTCTATGATATTATTCATATAAATTAATTAAAAACTTTTTTCATACTAGATTATCCAAACTTGTTATAAATTTTTCTTGATATTAAATAATATTATATTTAACTTTACGTTATATAATATTTAATTTGTCCTAATACTAAACTTTTTAAATTAATATAGTTTTCTATAGAGTTTCTAATGAAAAAAAATATAAATTATGAAAAAATTAAAGGTTAATAAAAATATGCAATACAATATAACGCCAGCACAACTTGGACAAAGGCCTCAAGTACAACTTCCAGACCCTAGAATACTGCAACACTTAGGAGAAAAAGGAATGAGAAAATTAATATCAGACCATTATGATTTACTAAAACAGAGCAATATTAGAGGACTTTTCCCTCCAACAGATGAAGGTTTTGAAATGGCTAAAAAACACTCTTCTGATTTTTTTATTCAAATTTGTGGAGGTGAGCGACATTTTGATAAAAATAGAGGTGCTCCACGTATGGTAGGACGTCATGCCCCATTTGCTATTACTTTAGAAGCTAGAAGAATATGGTTAGAATCTTATATTATGATTTTATCTACTTTAGATATGAGTGATGAATTAAAACAATCATTTTGGAACTACTTGGATATCTTCTCTATTTGGATGGTAAATACTCCATCTGAATCAAATAGTCAATTTCATTCATAAAATTAGTGGACTCTATTTCGTCCACTTCTTTTTGCATTTTTTAAAGAGTTTTCTGCAGTTAAAATCAATTCATCTTTTTGAAAAGTTTTCTCAGGTTGTATTGAAGCCACCCCAATACTTATAGTTAAAACATTTGAAGCAATAGAATTTTCATGAGGAATATGTAAAGACTTTACAGAATCAACACATTTATTAGATATTGTTTTAGGTTCTTTTGTATTTGGAAGTAAAATATAAAATTCATCTCCACTAAATCTAGATATTAAATCACTTGGACGATTACAATGATTTACTAAAATATTTGCAACAAGTTTTAAACATTCATCACCTTCACTTCTTCCATAAATATCATTGAAAGCTTTAAACTCATCAATATTTACAATAATAAGCGAAATATTCTGTTTTTCTCTTATTGCTCTTTTGAACTCTTCATCAAATCTCTCATTAAAATATTTTTTGTTTAAACATTGTGTCAAAGGATCAATATGTGCATGAATTTTTAAAGTCTGATTTTCATTTAAAATTTCATTTGTTCTTTCTTTTATTTGGTTTTCAATATATGATTTTTTATAAGTTTTAAAATAAGTAAAAATAAGTGCAATCACAATAAATAAAACAGCAAGTGAAGTAATTTTTATGATAAAAAAATTACTATTAATTTGCCCATCTTCATTATAAAAATGCTCGATATAAGTTGTTATGGAAATATAGAAAACCAAACATATTGAAAGTAAAGTTGTAAAATTACAAAAATTAGCACTTTTGGTTTTCATAAATCACCCTGTAAATTATTTAAAATATTCTACACTCTTTTAAGTTAGATTTATATTTGATTTTATTTTCTTGCAAATAAAGTCTATCAAGCCTGTGTATATTTGTACACCTTATTTAAAACTAAAAAAAGTAATTTATTCTATTAGCATATAATATATTATAAGAAAAGTTGATTTTATTATTTTTATTTTGCTTAAGTATTTAAGAGTATAATAAAGATGATTTTAAAAGCTATAGTTTATTTTCTTACTGAAAAAAAGTAAGTAAGTTTTTTATAAAAGAGTAAAGATACTATTTTAAAGTACCATTACTCATTTTATTTTTTTGTAGAAGTTATTCCTGGTGCTTCTTTAGTACCTACATAGTCTTCATATTGACCATTTGAAGATTGAATATATGCAAAAAATGCTCCCACTAGAATACAGAAAATTACTACAAGTCTAACAATATTTCTTTTTTCTTTTGGTTCATTATCATTATAATCATCAATTTTATCTAAAGATAACTCATCATCCATGTTACTTTTCATGAGAACTCCTTTACTTTTTTATTGACTATATCAAATCAGAACTTAAAATAATAGTCATAAGTTTAAGTTATACTATTTTTTAATATAAAGTTAAACTTAGGACTTCTAAAATTATAATAAAAACTTATAAAAGTGAAACCATCATCTGATTTACTGCAACGGCAATCTCTTTTATATCTTTGTTTTCATTTGTCATAAATCTATCAAGATTATCTCTTACTCTATAAAAAGAGTCTTTTTCATTGTTTATAAAGTTTGCAAAAGCAATCTCTGGTTCTTCATTTACTCTTTGAAATTCTAATACTTTTTTTGTATAGTGAACAACAATAAATTCAATAAACTGTAAAACTTGATTTCTTAATATCATGTCATTTCTTGATGTGATTTTTATTCTATTTAATGAAATGATAATATCTAAGATATTAAATTCATGGATTAAAGAATAAAATAAAACAACTACATCTTTAAATGAATGGCTTGTATTTGCTTTTATAACAATTGCAGGAACCGCAAATCTTAAATAATCAATAACAGAGAAGAATAAATTAAATTCATCATCACCTTCTATCAAATTATCAACACGTTGGTTATGAACTTGTGCTAATAAAGAGAATAGTTCTTCTTTATGGTCAAGGATATGTGCTGCATCAAGTTGATTTTTCTTAAGATATTTAACCATCCATCTTGTACTTGAATATAAAGTATACTCTAGCTTATTTATCAATCTATACTGTTTTTCTGCATCCATTTCATAATCTAAAGATGCAATTTTTGCTCTTATCTCTTTTGTACCAAATAGCTGTTTTGCTACAAGATATGATTTGATTTTTAATAAATATCTATCAAGTCCTAATTTTTCATAATCACTTACAAAAGTACAACCTTGTGAGTTTATTATAATATCAGCCATTTTTGTTGCAATAATTTCACGTCTTAGTGGATGATTCAATAATTCATGTTCATACGCCCCAACAAATGATTTAGGAAAATATCTATATAGATACTGTACTGCAAATTGTTCATCTACTAAAGTTGATTCTAACAATAATTTTTTTACAAATATTTTTGAATATGATAAAAGTGAACTTAATACTGGTCTAACAATTGAACCATCTATATCAATAATATCGTTTATATTTTCATTTTTAGGAATAAAAAATGAAGTTCTATTGAAAGCAACAACATTATTTTCTAAAACTTCAATTACTTTTATAAAATCATTTAGATATCTTCGTGAAAACCTTTCATCTATTGATATTGCTAAAGCTTGATTATAATTACTTCTAAGAACTAAATTTACTACTTGTTCAGTTAAAGAGTTAAGAGTACTTTGAGTTTCATCCTTACCAATATTTTCATGAGAACCGATTGTATTAAGTAAAATTTTTAAGTTAACTTCATGATCTGAAGTATCAACTCCAGCTGCATTATCAATACCATCGATATTGATTTTACCACCATTTAAAGCAAATTCAATTCTAGCTTTTTGCGTAAATCCAAGATTTCCACCTTCACTTACAATTCTTGCTCTAATATCTGTAGCATCAACTCTTACAGCTTCATTTTGTTTATCACCTATATCAATAGAGTTTTCATCACTTGCTTTTACATAAGTTCCAACTCCACCGTTAAACAATAAATCTACTTCCATAGTTAGAAGCATAATACATAGTTCTTCACCTGATACGGTTTTTTTCTTTGTACCTACTAATTTTTTTATCTCTGGTGTTAACTCTATCTCTTTTTCACTTCTTAAGTAAACTCCACCACCTTTAGAAATGATTTTTTTATTATAATGACTCCATCCAGAAGCTTTTGCCTCAAAAAGTCTTTTTCTCTCTTTATAACTTTTTGCTAAATCTGGATCTGGGTCTACAAAAATTTCTTTATGACCAATTGCTGCAAATAATTTAAATTTATCAGATTCAATAAGTCCATTTCCAAATACATCACCACTCATAGAACCAATACCCATAACAGATACACTATCTTTATAAATATCAATCCCTTCTTCTATAAAAAATCTTTTAGTAGACATAATAGAACCACGAGCAGTTATACCTAAATCTTTATGACCATAACCATTACTTCCACCACTTGCAAAAGCATCACCTAACCAATAACCACGGCTAATTGCAATATCATTTGCAACATCACTCATAGCAGCAGTACCTTTATCAGCCGCAACTACAAAATATGGGTCATCATCGTCATAACAAATCATATCATCATGTTTTACAACTTTCCCATTTACCATATTATCTACTAAGTCAAGGTTGGCATTTATGTACATTGAATAAATATCTTTAAAATACTCTTTAGTTACATCAGCAGTTTCTTTATTTATAACAAACCCACCTTTTGAACCATCAGGGATAATAATAGAGTTTTTCCCTTCTTGAGTAATCATCAATGATTTTACTTCTTGTCTATAATCATCATGTCTATCACTCCATCTTAATCCACCCCTTGAAATATTACTCATTCTTAAATGAACTCCATAAAAGTCAGGATGATAAATAAAGTTTTCTAAATTTGGTTGTAAACCTTTTAAATTTTCCCCAAATAAAACTGTATTTATTTTAAAAGCAATGGTCTCTTTGTTTAAATAATAATTTGTTCTTAAAAGTGATTGTAGAAATGAAAATGTTAGTTTTAATATTCTATCATCAATAATTTGAGGTATTTGTTTAATCATCTCTTCAATTTTTAAAGTTAAATCATTTAATTTTTCTTTTCTACTCTTTACTTTTGGATTGAATTTTATACAAAAATAATCTACAAAAAGTTCTGTTATATCATGATGTGTTGTAAGAGTATTTAATACCGTTGCAGAATTTATCGTAAGTACCGCTTGGTCAATATATTCGATAAATGCACGTACAAGCCTGATTTTATTCAAATCAAAATTTTGATTCAATACTAATGAAAATGCTTTTGAATGAACTAAAGAAGAATCTTTTAGCGAAGTTGTAATTATCTTTTCAATATTATCTTCTGCATTTATAATTCTTTTTAATTCTTCATCATTTTCAACTCTTAAATTAAATCTTGATACAAAAATCAACTGTGTAGAATTTTGAATATTATATGTAACTTCATCAATAATCATAAAACCAATATCATGCAAAATTGGAGTAATAGATGATAAAAACAACTGATACGTAGAATATATTTTTATACTTTGAGAAGAATTATTTTCAACTATTTGAGTAACTATAGTTCCATCAACCACTTCTTTAAATAATTCATCCGAAATCTCCAAATCTTTTGATGTCAAAAGTTGAGAACAAATCGCATTCATATCCGATGTAGTACCCATAACAAATCCTTTTTTATTTTATATACCTAATACTACTCTTAAAATATTAAGGGATTGTTAAAAGATTATGAAAATTATAATTTGTAATTATGATGTAATCTTATAAGTTACAGCATTTAATAATTTTACTACAATATCTGCTGAAACTTCTATATCTAAACCTCTTTTTCCACCACTTACATAAATTGTTTCAAAATCAAGTGCAGTAACATCTATAACTGTTCTCAATCTTTTCTTTTGTCCAAAAGGAGAAATACCACCTAATAAGTATCCTGTTACTTTTTGAGCTTCTTGTTTGTCTGCCATTTTTGCATTTTTTGCTTTTAATGCACTAGCTATATTTTTTAAAGACATAGTACAATTTACAGGAATAATTCCAACTACTAACTCTTTTGGATTTAATTCAACTAAAAGTGTTTTATAAACTCTGTTTTCATCAAGTCCAAGTTTTTGTGCAGCTTCTAGTCCAAAGTTAGTACAAGCTGGGTCATGCTCATACTTATGTATTTTAAAATCACATTTATTTTTTTTCAAAAGATTAATTGCTGGTGTCAAAACTACTCCTAAATTAAAAAACAATAATAACAACATTTTTCTCTAATATTGCTTTTGAAACCTTTTTTAATCTATAACTTTTAGGATTCTAAAGCGTGAACTAAAATCTATTAATCTTCTCATTGGCTTTCCTTTTATTATTTTCTTTTAATTTTCATCTCCAACTACAAAAAACTGTTGCTCTACGCCACTTGGAAGGTTTACTCCACCATTTACTAAATCTACTATTGAGTTCTTAGAAAGTGGTACTCTTACTTCTTGAGTTACTAAGTTACTATTTGTATCCCCACTTGGTTGCTCTTGCATGGCTGTTTTTATTTCCCCTAGCGTTACTATAGTATTGGCATTCTCTCCACTATCTGTTTTAGAAACGATATTTATATTGCTATTTTCTAGTCCTATATTTTTTGCTAAGGTTGTTGTGGTTTGTTGCATTTGTGGTGTTTTTGGTTTTACTATTTCTAACTGTGGAGTATTTGTTTTTACCTCTATATTTTTTGGTATCTCCACATCTACCTCTTTTTTATTTACTATGGTTGTGATTACTTTTTGTATATCATTATTTTGTGTTGTTGGGGTTTGAATTGTTGGAGTTGGTTTTTCCCCTTGATCTGAACCTTGGTTTAATTCCCCTTCATACATTGTCCATCTTGTTACACCATTTTTTGTTACCAATACAGGATAATTATTAGGAGCTAAACTTTCATCACCAACTATATCCCATCCTGCTTGTTTAAAGGTATCTATATTTTGTAATTCTGAAGTGGTTTTTCCCTCTCCTTGTGCACTAGTTGATAATCCACTTGTTTGAGTATCCCAATAAGAGTTTGTTACATCTCCTTCATAATTATGTCCCACAAGACCTGCAACTCGATAATTACCACTTACTGTACCTGTAGAGTAACTACTACTAATAGTTCCTTGGCGATTATATCCCACAAGACCACCAATACTCTGACTACCACTTACTGTACCTGTAGAGTAACTACTACTAATAATTCCTCCTTCATTAATTCCCACAAGACCACCAATATGCTCATTACCACTACTTACTTCACCTGTAGAGTAACTACTACTAATAGTTCCTTTATTAGCTCCCACAAGACCACCTGTATTCGCAGTACCATTTACTGTACCTGTTGCATATGAATTTTTAATTACTGCTTCACTTATCCCCACTAGTCCTCCAACCAAAGAACCATTTCCATCTTGCCCTTGAACATTTCCTGTTGCATAAGAGTTTTCAATTGTACCTTTAGCCTCTCCTATTAAGCCTCCTGCACGATATGGATATGATCCACTATTTGTACTAAATAATTCCACTTCCCCTTGAGCATAACTGTTACTTACTTTTGTACCTGATTCTGTAAGACCTATAAGTCCACCTATACTCTTTCTACCTGTAACATCTACTAAAGAAAAGCTATTTTTTACTTCACTTGCTCCACTATGGATTACCCCAATAAGTCCACCTATATTTTCACTGTTTCGAGATTCATCCCCATCAAAAATATACTCTTCCCCTTTAATAGTACCTGTAGTATAACTATTAACAACACTACTATTGGTGTGCATTGAACCTACTAATCCACCAACATTTTTTCCACCTATAATATAAACATCTTCTAAACCAATATTTTGAACCTTTCCTTCTATTGCACTAAATAAACCAACATCAGTTTCATTACCTCTAGTAATGATTAAATTTCTAATCACATGCCCTAAACCATCAAACTTTCCTATAAACTTAGTCGTATCATCCCCAATAGGTTCAAATCCTTTTCCATTATCCCATGAAAACGTATCACTGGCATCTATATCAGCTCCAAGTACATAATTGTTAGTTAAATCGTTATTTATATTTTGTAATTCTGAGAGATTCTTAATAATTGTCCAATCAATAACTGCACCATC encodes the following:
- the ciaB gene encoding invasion protein CiaB, whose translation is MNNEKFINDLNDIYEFLNFQKSSINKLISYLEKKEFDKLTIIEEFASTLNLEMNDDLRFALVTRLVNLRDDSLVQVLKKSGKNEDKIIELQEKAYCFVKDFWHEKHKNTIDYIKHNNLLTPFYQEIFQGVYNVGLKMSSWQSSWTAHIINGINKELLNMFEGDEEKVFEYLEKHHLFDLGHNNILADRSYSALVKEKDEYHSQAYIKAFKEQTTAVIDELEEFEEKLIELEDETYNQKWDYILYIQNLIKAFGETKTHLLVERWADVDRAWMKIKTPIQIGHPLEYYEDHFRKAVALEWDIRLTNPDFTQNDNRVNKIKSAFAKIFEEFKGNNEYKAIYDFSLKSLDKVQLYIGRPALFFGAEFNGLFSAQVVPNDEIVSKEEGKKIFAFSDEILQTSRAKPFLKLSREVFGQELLTEDRNFLFNETDAWHQVYDITTIGHEFGHILWCDEETETLMNKTGNFKNIEEFKATTGGLVSFFLDDSNDEKELEQQVLIDTVKRAVGLIGWMEVDEVQPYYCEGLIHLNGLFDSQILTWENEKLNIDLSKERYEELKRWYIQTYTNLADHYLNKKDATEFLNQFAVKEDKYFMPVNKKIDSFVKHYFARYQEIGQELDTEDKKENYLK
- a CDS encoding GGDEF domain-containing protein — translated: MKTKSANFCNFTTLLSICLVFYISITTYIEHFYNEDGQINSNFFIIKITSLAVLFIVIALIFTYFKTYKKSYIENQIKERTNEILNENQTLKIHAHIDPLTQCLNKKYFNERFDEEFKRAIREKQNISLIIVNIDEFKAFNDIYGRSEGDECLKLVANILVNHCNRPSDLISRFSGDEFYILLPNTKEPKTISNKCVDSVKSLHIPHENSIASNVLTISIGVASIQPEKTFQKDELILTAENSLKNAKRSGRNRVH
- a CDS encoding MlaD family protein, which gives rise to MTDNNEEKLETVVYKPTVKEKKSISFVWILPLIVLSILGWVVYESYSKKGTNISVIFKSAEGLKEGVTPLEYRGLQLGKVTKIAINDLNSVKVNILVNSDVAKYVASEGASFWIKKPTVSLTKISGLGTILSGNKIEISPKYRNIKELEKVNPKYDFIGLDSKPDFDLDEKGYYVSILSSRADLVETETPIFFNKFQIGEIVSKEFRDESVYLKAYIYDKYNDLVNDSSSFVMNKALKVNFGASGMSLEVSSLYSALVGGITVQTPKKDAPKMSKDKYYVLYEDENDLLKKIFFNIKFSTAKGIGKDTVIMYKGIEVGKVEELHLGSDDVIVKAYLFENYKYLLTKNSKFYLEEAEIGLDGIKNLGTVVRGNYLSIDYKKGEESFFFEIEEKDSKKSFSSDVIVTLFSENLNSISNKSKIYFKNIEIGKVLDYTLTKDYKKVKIRAIIKRKYKKLINDKTLFYDMSSKLVELKDLDLNINNIGFKPLLDGAISLVDIKRNEKYTKKSFKLYSSYKDVEELKRVQTEGSFISAYFDNSFEIKENQSINYKNQEIGFVKSIKFDDKKSKVKMFIYSKYKKYITKKSRFYKKGVLKLDASLSGVLFELDNFSSLLNGSIKLDNSSNKSYKNYQIFSSKDSMQNSSNTIKIYFDDVEGLKTEFSKLTYKGVDVGKVTNISLNSKNKVLVKVQIFKDFEKFAKQGTTFYLKKPKLSLNQIENVGSTIMPINIGVQISKQRKVKTTFNGYDNLENVKKAEDGVILKVVSLHPSSVSEDAPIYYKNVQIGKVNKIGLSFDGSKVLLDCLIYNRYKHFVRTDSTFHDISGFKLKFSIFSGTEIKTNTFTSIIKGGLLVVTPYKYHNIATSKDTFILKEDLMEDWEKISPSIKIRD
- a CDS encoding paraquat-inducible protein A, with product MVLISCKNCHEMYKKEDYTSFKCTSCNHTVRRRVKNSLQVSLALVLTALFLFVPAMVYPMMEVTQLGVEEGSTIIEGVISFLSHGDYFIAIVILTASVIIPLIKLLGLLFIFTSLSINIKMKNKTKLRIFYFIEAIGKWSMIDIYVVALLASVVQLDEIFNIKGGVAATSFSLVVVLTMIAAHRFDTRIIWDD
- a CDS encoding globin → MQYNITPAQLGQRPQVQLPDPRILQHLGEKGMRKLISDHYDLLKQSNIRGLFPPTDEGFEMAKKHSSDFFIQICGGERHFDKNRGAPRMVGRHAPFAITLEARRIWLESYIMILSTLDMSDELKQSFWNYLDIFSIWMVNTPSESNSQFHS
- a CDS encoding paraquat-inducible protein A, producing MNNIIECYHCGLFVEKEETLKKQKLKCPRCSGKLTHKDNHSLDSLYYAISALLLFILLNIYPLITLNINGKELSTTLFHTFLILLEQDFIFVALLLFFTIIIAPVLNSIVIVFAFIQNSMKRKLFPKRALHDSFHFFKAWGFIEVFIVSIIVTYIKLIGMISSTRFDIGFYIMLAYVFMFYMSNKKFNIKSVLK